The following proteins come from a genomic window of Corynebacterium hansenii:
- a CDS encoding alpha/beta hydrolase family protein has protein sequence MLKLLGLAAVGATAGVIAGRVVDVAGSPGDAPGTPSTTSRVAGTPHRAPGPEVRPRVVDSGSPVTMRMTYGADARQFGDLHLPPAMVEGAPAPTRAEGPEGVRAEAAARTTVRSARPVPLVVMIHGGGWTDGSTAASTAHQAKDLADSGLAVWNIEYRGTGGEGGWPRTYEDVAAAIDVIPHLAARSPVPLDLGRVAVTGVSAGGSLAAWAANREALPDGAPGAKPAFPIRNCVAMCGVYDLARAIRWGDPFILPLLGGAPEEFPDRYRGTSPIAYFAPGVRTVVFHGRNDTVVDVQQAISYEAAARRHGRPVETHIFDDASHGSWAEIHGPQWRAVKQALLAQLR, from the coding sequence ATGCTGAAATTGCTCGGGCTCGCCGCCGTCGGCGCCACCGCCGGAGTGATCGCCGGGCGCGTCGTCGACGTCGCCGGGTCGCCGGGCGACGCCCCCGGGACGCCGTCGACGACGTCGCGCGTGGCCGGCACCCCGCATCGCGCGCCGGGCCCGGAGGTGCGGCCGAGGGTCGTCGACTCCGGGTCGCCGGTGACCATGCGCATGACCTACGGCGCCGATGCCCGCCAATTCGGCGACCTCCACCTCCCGCCCGCCATGGTCGAGGGCGCCCCGGCGCCCACGCGCGCGGAAGGTCCCGAAGGGGTCCGCGCCGAGGCGGCGGCGCGAACCACGGTGCGGTCGGCGCGCCCGGTGCCGCTGGTGGTGATGATCCACGGCGGCGGCTGGACCGACGGGTCGACGGCCGCCAGCACCGCGCACCAGGCGAAGGACCTCGCCGATTCCGGATTGGCCGTGTGGAACATCGAGTACCGCGGCACCGGCGGCGAGGGCGGTTGGCCGCGGACGTACGAGGACGTCGCCGCCGCCATCGACGTCATCCCGCACCTGGCGGCCCGCTCGCCGGTGCCCCTGGATCTGGGCCGCGTGGCCGTCACGGGGGTCAGCGCCGGCGGCAGCCTGGCCGCGTGGGCGGCGAACAGGGAAGCGCTTCCCGACGGCGCGCCGGGCGCGAAGCCGGCGTTCCCCATCCGCAATTGCGTGGCGATGTGCGGCGTCTACGACCTCGCCCGGGCGATCCGGTGGGGCGATCCGTTCATCCTCCCCCTTTTGGGCGGCGCGCCCGAAGAATTCCCCGATCGGTACCGCGGCACGTCTCCCATCGCGTATTTCGCGCCGGGCGTGCGCACCGTCGTGTTCCACGGCCGCAACGACACGGTCGTCGACGTGCAGCAGGCCATCTCCTACGAGGCCGCCGCACGACGGCACGGCCGGCCCGTCGAAACGCACATCTTCGACGATGCCTCGCACGGCTCCTGGGCCGAGATCCACGGCCCGCAATGGCGGGCGGTGAAGCAGGCGCTGCTCGCGCAGTTGCGCTGA
- a CDS encoding nitroreductase family protein, whose product MTDPNTGPADFRARFDAMVRARRANREFLPEALPEDEIAEFLDLVLTAPSAFNMQARAIVRVRNPEVRAAVHEATRGQRQVLEAPLLLAFIAEPDGWEDTFDEVAAQNIGSGLWDGAFAAQKRDRIAGFQKERRDLGRSREYAIRDAMIAASFAMLAAEARGWATSPMTGFDEAELKRALGAGDSARDVAVALLLAVGRPSGAPRDPGRLPLARRVYVDRYPL is encoded by the coding sequence ATGACTGACCCGAACACCGGCCCGGCCGATTTCCGCGCCCGGTTCGACGCCATGGTTCGCGCCCGCCGGGCGAACCGCGAATTCCTGCCCGAGGCGTTGCCCGAAGACGAGATCGCGGAATTCCTGGATCTGGTCCTCACCGCCCCGTCGGCGTTCAACATGCAGGCCCGCGCCATCGTGCGGGTGCGGAACCCTGAGGTCCGCGCCGCGGTGCACGAGGCCACGCGCGGCCAGCGCCAGGTCCTCGAGGCCCCGCTGCTGCTCGCCTTCATCGCCGAGCCCGACGGCTGGGAGGACACGTTCGACGAAGTCGCGGCCCAGAACATCGGGTCGGGCCTGTGGGACGGCGCCTTCGCCGCGCAGAAGCGCGACCGCATCGCCGGCTTCCAGAAGGAGCGCCGCGACCTCGGCCGCTCCCGCGAGTACGCCATCCGCGACGCCATGATCGCCGCGTCCTTCGCCATGTTGGCCGCCGAGGCCCGCGGCTGGGCCACCTCCCCGATGACCGGCTTCGACGAGGCCGAGCTCAAGCGCGCCCTCGGTGCCGGCGATTCCGCCCGCGATGTCGCGGTCGCGCTGCTGCTGGCGGTGGGCCGTCCCTCCGGCGCGCCCCGCGACCCCGGCCGGTTGCCGCTCGCGCGGCGGGTGTACGTCGACCGGTACCCGCTCTGA
- a CDS encoding FAD-dependent oxidoreductase — MSTTAPSPAYPTLLSPIQAGPLTLRNRVMMGSMHTGFEERSRNLPKLAAYLARRAEGGAALLVTGGYAPNVEGWLLPGGSMMASKRMADGHRRVTDAVHAHGAHVVLQVLHAGRYGYHPFIRSAETSKSPITPFKARRLAGFDVERTIRAYVRSAKLAQRAGYDGIEIMGSEGYLLNQFLARRTNRRTDEWGGSARRRMSLPIEIVRRIRAEVGDDFMLQYRISLQDLVEDGQTWDETEELAGRLVDAGVDLLNTGIGWHEARVPTIVTSVPRAAFAELSGRLKAAVDVPVCASNRINDPGVAEDILASGQADMVSLARQMLADPDFVHKARDGRADEINTCIACNQACLDHTFANKKVSCLVNPVAGRELELTPRPAATPRRVAVIGAGVAGLAFAEAAAVRGHDVEIFEASDAIGGQFRLAAAIPGKEEYAHTLRYFSRRLEVLGVPVHLNHRATADQLHDASAGAGDVAKQKEDRDADPSFEATPVDEVAKPFDHIVYSAGVVPRIPEIPGIDHDCVIPYDDLLSGRRTAGARVAVIGAGGIGVDVAEYLTREPNQSLEQWRRAWGVVDPAEAPGGLGKPVDEKPLREVHLLQRKQTRIGKGLGKTTGWVHRAELKKAGVHQYTGVTYDRIDDDGLHITVDGERKVIAVDNVIVCTGQESDRSALGAGAEDPRIHVIGGADVAAELDAKRAIRQAVELAAELSR, encoded by the coding sequence ATGTCGACCACCGCGCCCAGCCCCGCTTACCCCACCCTGCTGTCGCCCATCCAGGCCGGTCCCCTGACCCTGCGCAACCGCGTCATGATGGGCTCGATGCACACCGGCTTCGAGGAACGCTCCCGGAATCTGCCCAAGCTCGCCGCCTACCTCGCCCGCCGCGCCGAAGGCGGCGCGGCGCTGCTGGTCACCGGCGGCTACGCCCCCAACGTCGAGGGCTGGCTGCTGCCGGGCGGCTCGATGATGGCGTCGAAGCGCATGGCCGACGGCCACCGCCGCGTCACCGACGCCGTCCACGCCCACGGCGCGCACGTGGTGCTGCAGGTGCTGCACGCCGGCCGCTACGGTTACCACCCGTTCATCCGCTCGGCGGAGACGTCGAAGTCGCCGATCACCCCGTTCAAGGCGCGCCGCCTGGCCGGCTTCGACGTCGAGCGCACCATCCGCGCCTACGTGCGATCGGCGAAGCTGGCGCAGCGCGCGGGCTACGACGGCATCGAGATCATGGGCTCGGAGGGCTACCTGCTCAACCAGTTCCTGGCGCGGCGCACCAACCGCCGCACCGACGAGTGGGGCGGCTCGGCGCGGCGGCGGATGTCGCTGCCCATCGAGATCGTGCGGCGCATCCGCGCGGAGGTCGGCGACGACTTCATGCTGCAGTACCGCATTTCGCTGCAGGACCTGGTCGAGGACGGCCAGACGTGGGACGAGACCGAGGAGCTCGCGGGCCGCCTGGTCGACGCCGGCGTCGATCTGCTGAACACGGGCATCGGCTGGCATGAGGCGCGGGTGCCCACCATCGTCACCTCGGTGCCGCGGGCGGCGTTCGCGGAGCTGTCCGGCCGGCTCAAGGCGGCCGTCGACGTGCCGGTGTGCGCGTCGAACCGCATCAACGACCCCGGCGTGGCGGAGGACATCCTCGCCTCCGGCCAGGCGGACATGGTGTCGCTGGCCCGCCAGATGCTGGCCGACCCGGATTTCGTGCACAAGGCCCGCGACGGCCGCGCGGACGAGATCAACACGTGCATCGCCTGCAACCAGGCCTGCCTGGACCACACCTTCGCCAACAAGAAGGTGTCCTGCCTGGTCAACCCGGTGGCGGGCCGAGAGCTGGAGCTCACCCCGCGCCCGGCGGCGACGCCGCGGCGCGTCGCCGTGATCGGCGCGGGCGTCGCCGGCCTGGCCTTCGCCGAAGCCGCCGCCGTCCGCGGCCACGACGTCGAGATCTTCGAGGCCTCCGACGCGATCGGCGGCCAGTTCCGCCTCGCCGCGGCCATCCCGGGCAAGGAGGAGTACGCCCACACGCTGCGCTACTTCTCGCGCCGCCTGGAGGTCCTCGGCGTGCCGGTGCACCTCAATCATCGCGCCACTGCGGATCAGCTTCACGACGCCTCCGCGGGTGCCGGCGACGTCGCAAAGCAGAAGGAGGACCGGGACGCCGACCCGTCGTTCGAGGCGACGCCGGTGGACGAGGTGGCCAAGCCGTTCGACCACATCGTCTACTCCGCGGGCGTGGTGCCGCGCATCCCCGAGATCCCCGGCATCGACCACGATTGCGTGATCCCCTACGACGACCTGCTGTCCGGCCGCCGCACCGCCGGCGCGCGGGTGGCGGTCATCGGTGCCGGCGGCATCGGCGTCGACGTCGCCGAGTACCTGACCCGCGAGCCGAACCAGTCGCTGGAGCAGTGGCGCCGGGCGTGGGGCGTCGTCGACCCTGCGGAGGCGCCGGGCGGGCTGGGCAAGCCGGTCGACGAAAAGCCGTTGCGCGAGGTGCATCTGCTGCAGCGCAAGCAGACGCGCATCGGCAAGGGCCTGGGCAAAACCACCGGCTGGGTGCACCGCGCCGAGCTGAAGAAGGCCGGCGTCCACCAGTACACCGGCGTCACCTACGACCGCATCGACGACGACGGCCTGCACATCACGGTCGACGGCGAGCGGAAGGTCATCGCGGTGGACAACGTCATCGTCTGCACCGGCCAGGAGTCCGACCGGTCGGCGCTGGGCGCGGGGGCGGAGGATCCGCGCATCCACGTGATCGGCGGGGCCGACGTCGCCGCGGAGCTCGACGCCAAGCGCGCCATCCGCCAGGCCGTCGAGCTGGCGGCCGAGCTGTCGCGCTGA
- the lysX gene encoding bifunctional lysylphosphatidylglycerol synthetase/lysine--tRNA ligase LysX produces the protein MKTSVLRRIIDATPTWYGWLLTIHALIALAFSLVPAWRGPLLSLRILLDTVLLPVPETSLAWSVSLLLLAGGIFSRKRIAWWIAVAMTVLVIGMTVSMMGEWWVMSPVDEEIEIIGLFAVGTLLQALILTFVILAHDQFRARVRPGAVWRGLATWAAGAVIAVLAGWALVSAFPGHGGRAPALPEGERFWWALNKVAGLSLVDPRASTGRPPTWVDLVLGALGALVIIVAVYVLLRSQSGRNALTADDETALRALLARWGEEDSLGYFATRRDKSVVYAESGLAAVTYRVEVGVALASGDPVGSPEEWDAAIVAFLARAEEFGWVPAVMGASGEGARAYRRHGLMEFHLGDEAILDTTTFRLTGPERKPIRQAVHRARNAGATVRIRRHGDLSAEELAAVSDDADAWRDTTDERGFSMALGRLGDPADSDCLLVETLVDDRRVALLSFSPWGRTGASLDLMRRSPEAPNGSVELMVSELCREGEDIGVSRISLNFAVFRRVFASEDELGVGPVRRTWRLLLVFLSRFWQMETLYRSNDRYGPEWLPRYLCFESPRTVGRVAIASGIAEGFIPWPTWSALRDFTGAVDRSPGAIAAYAAVPEVLAGMNRLPERRVPEQTGARIGAAHRMKGEGIDPWTVGNVPQDSCADVAAAEPGTRLSVAGRVMARRDFGGVVFLMVRDFRGECQVLLERDRANSFDRLGDIDLADLIYVDGERGTSRNGEPSLMADSWAIEAKSLHPLPDKVHGLRDPEARARNRHVDLAVGDYSRQVLKARSAVLGSLRTSLGGDGFLEVETPILQRVHGGANARPFITHINAYDMDLYLRIAPELYLKRLMCGGVDRVFELGRVFRNEGVDATHNPEFTILEAYAAHDDYETMRLRCQKMIQDAAIAANGECVVRDPEGNLVDISGDWPVKTLFGAVTEAVRAEGIETPDLDGRTPEAHLRALCERLDIPARADWDSGQIALEMYEHLVEERTTFPTFYTDFPLSVSPLTRTHRTDPTVTERWDLVAWGVELGTAYTELTDPLDQRARLEAQSFAAAGGDPEAMQVDEEFLRALEFGMPPAGGLGMGVDRVVMLITGATIRESLAFPFVRDEK, from the coding sequence ATGAAAACATCCGTCCTGCGGCGGATCATCGACGCCACCCCCACGTGGTACGGGTGGTTGCTGACCATCCACGCGCTGATCGCCCTGGCGTTCAGCCTCGTGCCCGCCTGGCGCGGGCCGCTGCTGAGCCTGCGCATCCTGCTCGACACCGTGCTGCTGCCGGTGCCCGAAACCTCTCTGGCGTGGTCGGTGTCGCTGCTGCTGCTGGCGGGCGGGATCTTCAGCCGCAAGCGCATCGCATGGTGGATCGCGGTGGCCATGACCGTGCTGGTCATCGGCATGACGGTGTCCATGATGGGCGAGTGGTGGGTCATGTCGCCGGTGGACGAGGAGATCGAGATCATCGGGCTGTTCGCGGTGGGCACTCTGCTGCAGGCGCTGATCCTGACGTTCGTGATCCTGGCGCACGACCAGTTCCGCGCCCGCGTCCGGCCGGGCGCCGTGTGGCGGGGCCTGGCCACCTGGGCCGCCGGCGCCGTGATCGCCGTCCTCGCGGGCTGGGCCCTGGTGTCGGCGTTCCCCGGGCACGGCGGCCGCGCGCCGGCGCTCCCCGAGGGCGAGCGCTTCTGGTGGGCGCTGAACAAGGTCGCGGGCCTGTCGCTGGTCGATCCCCGCGCCTCCACCGGCCGCCCGCCGACGTGGGTCGACCTGGTGTTGGGCGCGCTCGGCGCGCTGGTCATCATCGTCGCCGTCTACGTCCTGCTGCGGTCCCAGTCCGGCCGCAACGCGCTGACCGCCGACGACGAAACCGCCCTGCGCGCGCTGCTGGCCCGCTGGGGCGAAGAGGACTCGCTGGGCTACTTCGCCACCCGCCGCGACAAGTCGGTGGTCTACGCCGAATCCGGCCTGGCCGCGGTGACCTACCGCGTGGAGGTCGGCGTGGCGCTGGCCTCGGGCGATCCGGTCGGCTCCCCGGAGGAATGGGACGCCGCCATCGTGGCGTTCCTCGCGCGCGCCGAGGAATTCGGCTGGGTGCCGGCCGTGATGGGCGCCTCCGGCGAGGGCGCCCGCGCCTACCGCCGCCACGGCCTGATGGAGTTCCATCTGGGCGACGAGGCGATCCTGGACACGACGACGTTCCGCCTCACCGGCCCCGAGCGCAAGCCCATCCGCCAGGCGGTGCACCGCGCCCGCAACGCCGGCGCGACGGTGCGCATCCGGCGCCACGGCGACCTGTCCGCCGAGGAACTGGCGGCGGTGTCCGACGACGCCGACGCCTGGCGCGACACCACCGACGAACGCGGCTTCTCCATGGCGCTGGGCCGCCTCGGCGACCCCGCCGATTCCGACTGCCTGCTTGTGGAGACCCTCGTCGATGACCGGCGCGTGGCCCTGCTGAGCTTCTCGCCGTGGGGCCGCACCGGCGCGTCCCTGGATCTGATGCGCCGCTCGCCCGAGGCCCCCAACGGCAGCGTCGAGCTGATGGTCTCGGAGCTGTGCCGCGAGGGCGAGGACATCGGGGTGTCGCGGATCAGCCTCAACTTCGCCGTGTTCCGCCGGGTCTTCGCCTCCGAGGACGAGCTCGGCGTCGGCCCGGTGCGCCGCACGTGGCGCCTGCTGCTGGTCTTCCTGTCCCGGTTCTGGCAGATGGAGACCCTCTACCGCTCCAACGACCGCTACGGCCCCGAGTGGCTGCCGCGCTACCTGTGCTTCGAGTCGCCGCGCACGGTCGGCCGGGTCGCCATCGCCTCCGGCATCGCCGAGGGCTTCATCCCGTGGCCCACGTGGTCGGCGCTGCGCGACTTCACCGGCGCCGTCGACCGTTCCCCGGGCGCCATCGCGGCCTACGCCGCCGTGCCCGAGGTGCTGGCCGGCATGAACCGGCTTCCCGAGCGCCGCGTCCCCGAGCAGACGGGCGCGCGCATCGGCGCCGCCCACCGCATGAAGGGCGAGGGCATCGACCCGTGGACCGTCGGCAACGTCCCGCAGGATTCCTGCGCCGACGTCGCCGCGGCCGAGCCTGGGACGCGGCTGTCCGTCGCCGGCCGCGTGATGGCCCGCCGCGACTTCGGCGGCGTGGTCTTCCTGATGGTCCGCGACTTCCGCGGCGAATGCCAGGTGCTGCTGGAGCGCGACCGGGCGAACAGCTTCGACCGGCTCGGCGACATCGACCTCGCCGACCTGATCTACGTCGACGGCGAGCGCGGCACGTCCCGCAACGGCGAACCGTCGCTGATGGCGGACTCGTGGGCCATCGAGGCCAAGTCGCTGCACCCGCTGCCGGACAAGGTCCACGGCCTGCGCGATCCGGAGGCCCGCGCCCGCAACCGCCACGTCGACCTCGCCGTCGGCGACTACTCGCGCCAGGTGCTCAAGGCGCGGTCGGCGGTGCTGGGTTCGCTGCGCACGTCGCTGGGCGGCGACGGCTTCCTCGAGGTGGAGACGCCGATCCTGCAGCGCGTGCACGGCGGCGCCAACGCCCGGCCGTTCATCACGCACATCAACGCCTACGACATGGACCTTTACCTGCGCATCGCGCCGGAGCTGTACCTCAAGCGCCTGATGTGCGGCGGCGTGGACCGCGTCTTCGAGCTGGGCCGGGTGTTCCGCAACGAGGGCGTCGACGCCACGCACAATCCGGAGTTCACCATCCTCGAGGCGTACGCGGCCCACGACGACTACGAGACCATGCGCCTGCGCTGCCAGAAGATGATCCAGGACGCCGCCATCGCCGCCAACGGAGAGTGCGTGGTGCGCGACCCGGAGGGCAACCTGGTGGACATCTCCGGCGACTGGCCGGTCAAGACGCTCTTCGGCGCGGTCACCGAGGCCGTCCGGGCGGAGGGCATCGAAACCCCGGATCTCGACGGCCGCACGCCGGAGGCACACCTGCGCGCCCTGTGCGAGCGGCTGGACATCCCCGCCCGCGCGGACTGGGACTCGGGCCAGATCGCCCTGGAGATGTACGAGCACCTGGTGGAGGAGCGCACGACGTTCCCGACCTTCTACACCGACTTCCCGCTGTCGGTGTCTCCGCTGACCCGCACGCACCGCACCGATCCGACGGTGACGGAGCGCTGGGACCTGGTGGCGTGGGGCGTGGAGCTGGGCACCGCCTACACCGAGCTGACCGACCCGTTGGACCAGCGCGCCCGCCTGGAGGCGCAGTCCTTCGCGGCGGCCGGCGGCGACCCGGAGGCGATGCAGGTCGACGAGGAGTTCCTGCGCGCCCTCGAGTTCGGCATGCCCCCGGCCGGTGGCCTGGGCATGGGCGTCGACCGCGTGGTCATGCTGATCACGGGTGCGACGATCCGCGAGTCGCTGG